From the genome of Maribacter algicola, one region includes:
- a CDS encoding 1,4-dihydroxy-2-naphthoyl-CoA synthase, with protein sequence MQVAEWKTALEFEDITYKKSNGVARIAFNRPNVRNAFRPHTTSELIKAFYDAQEDTSIGVVLLSAEGPSTKDGIWSFCSGGDQKARGEKGYVGADGQHRLNILEVQRMIRFMPKVVIAVVPGWAVGGGHSLHVVCDMTLASKEHAIFKQTDADVTSFDAGYGSAYLAKMVGQKKAREIFFLGRNYSAQEAFEMGMVNAVVTHSELEDTAYEWAQEILQKSPTSIKMLKFAMNLTDDGMVGQQVFAGEATRLAYMTEEAKEGRNAFLEKRKPNFGKNNWLP encoded by the coding sequence ATGCAAGTAGCTGAATGGAAAACCGCCTTGGAATTTGAGGATATTACCTATAAAAAAAGTAACGGGGTCGCCCGAATTGCCTTCAACCGACCCAATGTTCGTAATGCCTTCAGGCCCCATACAACCAGTGAATTGATAAAGGCTTTTTATGATGCCCAAGAAGACACTTCAATTGGCGTAGTACTACTTTCTGCGGAGGGGCCTTCTACTAAGGATGGTATTTGGTCCTTTTGCAGCGGGGGAGACCAAAAGGCAAGGGGAGAGAAGGGCTATGTGGGTGCCGATGGGCAACACCGACTCAACATTCTGGAAGTACAGCGTATGATCCGGTTTATGCCAAAAGTTGTCATTGCGGTAGTTCCAGGTTGGGCCGTGGGCGGCGGACATAGCCTGCATGTGGTCTGTGATATGACCTTGGCCAGTAAGGAACACGCTATTTTTAAACAGACCGATGCAGATGTTACCAGTTTTGATGCCGGATATGGTTCCGCTTATTTGGCCAAGATGGTAGGTCAAAAAAAGGCCCGTGAGATTTTCTTTTTAGGAAGGAACTATTCCGCACAGGAGGCTTTTGAAATGGGCATGGTCAATGCCGTGGTTACCCATTCAGAATTGGAGGATACAGCTTATGAATGGGCGCAGGAGATTTTACAGAAATCCCCCACCTCAATCAAAATGCTCAAATTTGCCATGAACCTTACGGATGATGGCATGGTAGGACAACAGGTATTTGCCGGGGAAGCTACCCGCTTGGCCTATATGACCGAGGAAGCCAAGGAAGGCCGTAATGCCTTTTTGGAAAAAAGAAAGCCCAACTTTGGGAAGAACAATTGGTTGCCTTAA
- a CDS encoding serine hydrolase domain-containing protein, with protein MKKLKWAFALLLVGLLIFGYINYPKLNLISGYASKNLASNVFLAQRDAYFVNTVDHDMPLINLANAEVDTGKKSASASVFGLMERTAVYKEGLGAVLTNTEHQKHNFSIVPERNQKRDTLPFPYGNQGDKDTLMANVDYDALEFTLTRAMQDSVQKTRSLLVVYKDHIIGEKYSNRFTKDTKILGWSMTKSILGTLYGILEYENRISLKYRPFQALYNTDGPKSQITLDHLLRMQSGLAWDEDYFKISDVTKMLFLDSDMTMAQAKNEVIAPPTELWNYSSGTSNLLSGILRKQFSTHQEYLNFPYSKLIDRMGMYSMLIETDLEGNFVGSSYGWATTRDWAKFGLLYLHRGDWNGDRIFADSWVDYITKPTENSKGTYGAHFWLNAEGKYPDLPRDLYSANGFQGQRVFIIPSKDVVIVRTGLEEQSDEQFNTLISDILKTIE; from the coding sequence ATGAAAAAACTTAAATGGGCCTTTGCCCTCCTGTTGGTCGGACTTCTTATATTCGGCTACATCAATTATCCCAAACTAAACCTCATTTCCGGTTATGCCTCCAAAAATTTGGCATCCAACGTATTTCTCGCACAAAGGGACGCTTATTTCGTGAATACGGTTGACCACGATATGCCCTTAATAAATCTGGCGAATGCGGAAGTGGATACGGGAAAAAAATCAGCCAGTGCTTCCGTATTCGGGCTCATGGAAAGAACAGCCGTCTACAAAGAAGGGCTGGGAGCCGTTCTGACCAATACCGAGCATCAAAAACACAACTTTTCCATAGTCCCGGAACGAAACCAAAAAAGGGACACCCTACCCTTTCCCTACGGGAACCAGGGAGACAAGGATACGCTGATGGCCAATGTGGATTATGATGCGCTGGAATTTACCTTAACACGGGCCATGCAGGATTCAGTTCAAAAGACCAGAAGCCTATTGGTGGTGTACAAAGACCACATTATAGGGGAAAAATATAGTAACCGATTTACCAAGGATACCAAAATTTTGGGCTGGTCCATGACCAAAAGTATTCTGGGAACCCTGTACGGCATTTTGGAATATGAGAATAGGATTTCCTTGAAGTATCGCCCTTTTCAAGCGCTTTATAATACCGATGGGCCAAAATCACAAATAACGCTGGACCATTTACTGCGAATGCAAAGCGGATTGGCCTGGGACGAGGATTACTTTAAAATCTCCGATGTCACCAAAATGTTGTTCCTCGATTCAGACATGACCATGGCTCAAGCCAAAAATGAGGTCATTGCCCCGCCCACGGAACTATGGAACTATTCCTCGGGTACCAGTAATCTACTATCTGGAATTTTGAGAAAACAATTTTCTACCCATCAGGAATACCTGAACTTTCCCTATTCCAAACTTATTGATAGAATGGGCATGTACTCCATGCTGATAGAGACCGATTTAGAGGGTAACTTCGTTGGCTCCTCCTACGGATGGGCCACCACGCGGGATTGGGCCAAGTTCGGACTCCTGTACCTACACAGGGGCGATTGGAACGGTGACCGAATCTTCGCCGATAGTTGGGTGGACTACATCACCAAACCCACGGAAAATTCCAAGGGCACCTACGGTGCCCATTTTTGGTTGAACGCAGAAGGAAAATACCCGGATCTGCCACGGGACCTATATTCCGCTAATGGATTTCAAGGGCAACGCGTGTTTATCATTCCGTCAAAGGACGTGGTCATTGTACGGACCGGACTCGAGGAACAGTCGGACGAGCAGTTCAATACCTTGATTTCCGATATCCTAAAAACCATTGAATAG
- a CDS encoding 3D domain-containing protein — MHRILGLLILFVSIGCDERSNLEENYDWIPLKVTATAYNSFPGQTSYEHPEITAWGDSIKPGVKWIAVSRDLLRKGLRHNTLVKIDTFEGIYIVKDKMHPRWRNRIDIYMGEDRQKAKEWGRRKVEIQYAVKKVKDTINEIQK; from the coding sequence ATGCATCGAATTCTGGGACTTCTCATACTTTTTGTTAGTATCGGATGTGATGAACGGTCCAATTTAGAGGAGAATTATGATTGGATTCCCCTGAAGGTTACGGCCACGGCCTACAATTCCTTTCCTGGACAGACATCCTATGAACATCCGGAGATAACCGCTTGGGGAGACTCCATTAAACCTGGGGTAAAGTGGATTGCCGTTTCACGCGATCTTTTAAGAAAGGGATTAAGGCACAATACCTTGGTGAAAATCGATACTTTTGAAGGAATCTATATCGTAAAGGATAAAATGCATCCCAGATGGCGCAATAGAATCGATATTTACATGGGGGAGGACCGACAAAAAGCCAAGGAATGGGGCAGACGAAAGGTAGAAATTCAATATGCGGTCAAAAAAGTAAAGGACACCATAAACGAAATTCAAAAATGA
- a CDS encoding M14 family metallopeptidase, with the protein MKKFHCLSIAFLILTIFTSHAQDITEQLYETYEKYKEPTLGKRRIKHADLQPLLEKFRRNPKFKVNRVGTSIGGKSLSLVSIGSGDTDVFLWSQMHGDEPTATQAIFDILNFFDSTDFEEEKEAMLSNLTIHFLPMLNPDGAELFQRRNLLGIDINRDALRLQSPEGLTLKRVRDSLEADFGFNLHDQSTYYNAERTEKPATISYLAPAFNYEKNINEVRGNAMKIIVFMNNILQKYAPGQVGRYNDAFEPRAFGDNIQKWGTSTILIESGGYPEDPEKQEIRKLNYVSILSAIYTIAKENFKEIDISEYEKIPENDRMLFDLKIIGATYNLMGDSYVLDLGINQVEVDYEDHDKFWYSSRIWDQGDLSTYYGYETLDATGHEIVPANVYAKSVSTMVDAKKLDAKKLLSEGYGYLKVTNIPLKELNSPIPLHVVGENFKAPDLQLQPGINPTFFLKKEGKYTHAVINGFLIDLSADDISIPNAMIFRK; encoded by the coding sequence ATGAAGAAATTTCATTGTTTAAGTATTGCCTTTCTGATCCTGACAATTTTTACCAGCCATGCGCAGGATATTACCGAACAATTGTACGAGACCTATGAAAAATATAAGGAACCCACACTTGGGAAAAGAAGAATAAAGCACGCCGATTTGCAGCCTTTGTTGGAGAAATTCAGAAGGAATCCAAAGTTCAAGGTAAATAGGGTGGGGACGTCTATAGGGGGGAAATCGCTCTCTTTGGTCAGTATTGGGAGCGGTGACACCGATGTTTTTTTATGGTCCCAAATGCATGGGGACGAACCCACGGCAACCCAAGCTATTTTTGATATCCTTAATTTTTTCGACAGTACCGATTTTGAGGAAGAAAAAGAAGCGATGCTATCCAACCTGACCATTCACTTTCTGCCCATGCTCAATCCGGATGGGGCGGAACTTTTTCAAAGGCGAAACCTTTTGGGAATCGATATCAATCGGGATGCTCTTCGTTTGCAGTCGCCCGAGGGACTGACCTTGAAAAGGGTGAGGGACAGTCTGGAGGCCGATTTCGGTTTCAACTTGCACGATCAAAGTACATACTACAATGCGGAACGGACGGAGAAACCTGCTACAATTTCCTATTTGGCCCCGGCTTTTAACTACGAAAAAAATATTAACGAGGTGCGCGGGAATGCCATGAAAATCATTGTTTTCATGAACAACATCCTTCAAAAATACGCTCCAGGACAAGTGGGAAGGTATAACGATGCCTTTGAGCCTAGGGCTTTTGGAGACAACATCCAAAAATGGGGTACCAGTACCATTTTGATTGAATCGGGTGGGTATCCTGAAGACCCGGAAAAACAGGAAATAAGAAAGTTGAACTATGTCTCCATTTTATCGGCCATTTATACCATAGCCAAGGAAAATTTCAAGGAAATCGATATCTCGGAATATGAAAAAATACCAGAAAACGACCGGATGTTGTTCGACCTAAAGATTATAGGGGCGACTTACAATCTCATGGGGGATTCCTATGTCCTGGATTTGGGAATCAATCAAGTGGAGGTTGATTATGAGGACCATGATAAATTTTGGTACAGCAGCAGGATTTGGGACCAAGGGGATTTATCCACTTATTATGGTTATGAGACCTTGGATGCCACGGGTCATGAAATTGTTCCTGCGAACGTATATGCTAAATCAGTTTCCACTATGGTGGATGCAAAAAAGTTGGATGCTAAAAAATTGTTATCCGAAGGGTATGGCTACCTTAAAGTAACCAATATTCCGTTGAAAGAATTGAATTCGCCCATACCCTTACATGTGGTAGGTGAGAATTTCAAGGCTCCCGACTTACAGCTGCAACCGGGCATCAACCCTACTTTTTTCCTTAAAAAGGAAGGAAAGTACACCCATGCGGTCATAAACGGCTTTTTGATTGATTTGAGTGCCGATGACATCAGTATTCCCAACGCCATGATTTTTAGAAAGTAA
- a CDS encoding peptidoglycan recognition protein family protein produces MKFIKAVAIFVCLTSCSVTRTIVDKPITFDTERRILTLEYMQDRYGLVKESPDIVPKMIVLHWTVIPTFEKSFSAFDPPTLPNSRPDINAAGALNVSSHFMVDRDGTIFRLMPETTMARHVIGLNHCAIGVENVGGDTGQPLTKAQLKSNIWLVRYLADKYDIEYLIGHYEYTKFENHPLWLEQDEGYRTQKSDPGTDFMENVRNAVKDLNFKSIPE; encoded by the coding sequence ATGAAGTTTATAAAAGCAGTTGCCATTTTTGTATGCCTGACATCTTGCTCGGTGACCCGTACCATTGTGGACAAGCCCATAACCTTTGATACCGAGCGAAGGATTTTGACCTTGGAATATATGCAGGACCGTTACGGATTGGTAAAGGAATCCCCGGATATCGTACCGAAAATGATCGTGCTGCATTGGACCGTAATCCCAACGTTTGAAAAATCGTTCAGTGCCTTTGACCCTCCAACCTTGCCCAATTCCAGACCTGATATCAATGCTGCCGGGGCCCTTAACGTCTCCTCCCATTTTATGGTGGACCGTGATGGTACCATATTTAGACTAATGCCCGAAACGACGATGGCCAGGCACGTCATAGGGTTGAACCATTGTGCCATAGGCGTTGAAAATGTAGGGGGTGATACTGGGCAACCCCTTACCAAGGCACAGTTAAAATCTAATATATGGCTCGTACGTTATTTGGCCGATAAATACGATATAGAATATTTGATAGGGCATTATGAATACACCAAATTCGAAAACCATCCCCTGTGGTTGGAACAAGATGAAGGCTACAGGACACAGAAGTCCGACCCGGGAACGGATTTTATGGAAAATGTTAGAAACGCCGTAAAGGACTTGAACTTTAAATCCATACCTGAATGA
- a CDS encoding OmpA/MotB family protein translates to MKKLSIIGVASIVLLSSCVSKKKYVALEDNLAQTQSRLTKTQVEKEELETKMAKIEARVEEYNSKINSLKEINDSQYTTVDDVAVMSNNTKANMRKTLENVDPAKLAEAKTLQDSMNLAVSYKLKQSIADEGEDIDVSIDKTVVMINISDELLFNTAGYRVSNKADNVLKKLADVINSEPSMEVMVEGHTDSRTINTPLFEDNWDLSVKRATSIVRELQNKYDVNPKQLIAAGRSSYLPLVENDSKENMAKNRRTKIVILPNLDKFFALMDADTASID, encoded by the coding sequence ATGAAAAAATTATCAATTATCGGAGTAGCATCCATAGTACTTTTATCTTCCTGTGTTTCTAAAAAGAAATATGTGGCCTTAGAAGATAACTTGGCGCAAACTCAAAGTAGATTGACCAAGACCCAGGTAGAAAAAGAAGAGTTGGAAACAAAAATGGCCAAAATTGAGGCCCGTGTAGAAGAGTACAACTCCAAAATAAATTCCCTAAAGGAAATCAATGACAGTCAGTATACTACGGTAGACGATGTTGCCGTAATGAGCAACAATACCAAGGCGAACATGAGAAAAACCTTGGAAAATGTTGACCCCGCCAAACTTGCCGAAGCCAAGACTTTACAGGATTCAATGAACCTAGCGGTTTCTTATAAATTGAAACAATCCATTGCCGATGAAGGAGAAGATATTGATGTAAGCATCGACAAAACGGTAGTAATGATCAACATCTCAGACGAATTGTTGTTCAACACGGCTGGATATAGGGTTAGCAACAAAGCGGACAACGTTCTTAAAAAATTGGCCGATGTCATCAATTCCGAACCCAGCATGGAAGTTATGGTAGAAGGCCATACGGATTCAAGAACTATTAACACTCCTTTATTCGAGGATAACTGGGACCTAAGTGTGAAAAGAGCAACATCAATAGTTCGCGAGCTACAGAACAAATATGATGTAAACCCAAAGCAATTGATTGCTGCGGGTAGAAGTAGCTACCTTCCTTTGGTAGAAAACGATAGTAAGGAAAACATGGCCAAAAACAGAAGGACAAAAATCGTTATCCTTCCAAATTTGGACAAATTCTTTGCCTTGATGGATGCCGATACGGCCAGCATTGACTAA
- a CDS encoding vWA domain-containing protein: MNLFSRTFGILCAISLFVSCGNADDDVNLDLNFGDGLGKGVPVDDCLGLDEGELVLSIQEQYTTLPGKVSIFFRVSDTNGNPVPGLTAEQFTIYEQGRNDDCFNTISTSESFARISPNSQIFSNNALLVLDLSNSVLESSLQELKMASASFVDNVMPNAESDSFKMAIYWFDGEDELHLLNELTSSKDELINSINGITDNISSDPSTDLYGAVIKSTDIATDIINKTTTGDKIGAASVVIFTDGTDQASRFTEEAALKKVNDANSNISFFSIGLGSEIDTQVLMDIGKTSSVFASNKDDLEDTFNEISEKVSERANSFYLFEYCSPKRDGSGENNLAIEVNTGSRQGAVQTKFNAKGFTGGCE, translated from the coding sequence ATGAATTTGTTCTCAAGAACCTTTGGAATTTTATGCGCGATTTCCCTGTTTGTTTCCTGTGGTAATGCCGATGACGATGTAAACTTAGACCTTAATTTTGGGGATGGCCTAGGAAAAGGAGTCCCTGTAGACGATTGTTTAGGTTTGGATGAAGGCGAATTGGTGTTATCCATCCAAGAACAGTATACGACCCTACCCGGTAAGGTCTCCATCTTTTTTAGGGTTTCCGACACCAACGGAAATCCAGTGCCCGGTTTAACGGCAGAGCAATTTACCATTTACGAACAAGGTAGGAACGACGATTGTTTCAATACGATTTCCACGTCGGAGTCCTTTGCGCGGATTTCCCCAAATTCACAGATTTTCTCCAATAACGCCCTTTTGGTGCTGGATTTGAGCAACAGTGTTTTGGAGAGCAGTCTACAAGAACTTAAAATGGCCAGTGCCAGTTTTGTGGACAACGTTATGCCCAATGCCGAATCTGATTCCTTCAAAATGGCAATTTATTGGTTCGATGGGGAAGACGAACTTCATTTACTGAACGAACTTACCTCTTCAAAGGATGAACTAATCAATTCTATAAATGGAATTACGGACAACATTAGTTCCGATCCTTCCACGGATTTGTATGGTGCGGTAATAAAATCTACGGATATCGCTACGGATATCATCAATAAAACAACTACTGGGGATAAAATAGGCGCTGCATCCGTTGTCATCTTTACCGATGGTACGGACCAAGCCTCCAGGTTTACCGAAGAGGCCGCCCTTAAAAAAGTGAACGACGCCAATTCCAATATTTCCTTCTTTAGTATTGGATTGGGCAGCGAAATCGATACACAGGTATTGATGGACATAGGAAAGACTTCCAGTGTATTTGCGAGTAACAAGGATGATTTGGAAGATACCTTTAACGAGATTTCCGAAAAGGTTTCGGAGCGCGCCAATAGCTTCTATCTGTTCGAATATTGTAGCCCAAAACGTGATGGAAGTGGAGAAAACAATTTGGCCATCGAAGTAAATACAGGCAGTAGACAAGGTGCCGTTCAGACCAAGTTCAACGCCAAAGGATTTACCGGAGGTTGCGAATAA
- a CDS encoding XdhC family protein — MTHELKKIFREYHHLRARGLKTVLASVVALDGSSYRRPGVRMLICEDGTMVGAVSGGCVEKEVLFQAASVFKSGIPKMMTYDGRFRLGCEGILYILIEPFQPNQSLLEDFDQAIKSRTPFKITSFYVKEYGEHANIGSTFLFGEKPIALGAEPDSSERSTYEQTLKPCYKLAIVGGEHDAVKLSKIALEMGWEVSVSVVPAEGKTLADFPGIDELWNVEPMDLPVEKIDDQTALVLMTHSYVKDLKYLHAVKACKPMYFGLLGPSKRRERLFNEYIDLYPDEDYAFFESIHGPAGINIGAEAPEEIAIAILSEILAVIRNQEPIMLKDKKEGIHN; from the coding sequence ATGACGCACGAGCTGAAAAAAATATTCCGGGAGTATCACCACTTACGGGCCCGGGGCCTTAAAACGGTATTGGCAAGTGTGGTGGCCTTGGATGGATCTTCATATAGAAGACCCGGGGTCCGTATGCTGATTTGTGAGGACGGTACCATGGTGGGGGCTGTCAGTGGTGGATGTGTGGAGAAAGAAGTGCTATTTCAGGCCGCAAGCGTTTTTAAGTCCGGCATACCAAAAATGATGACCTATGACGGTAGGTTCCGACTGGGTTGTGAGGGAATCCTGTATATTCTAATAGAACCCTTTCAACCTAACCAATCGCTTTTGGAGGACTTTGATCAGGCGATAAAATCAAGAACCCCTTTTAAAATTACTTCCTTTTACGTTAAGGAATATGGGGAACATGCCAATATCGGTTCCACGTTTTTATTTGGTGAAAAACCGATTGCTCTGGGTGCAGAACCCGATTCAAGTGAACGTTCAACATACGAACAGACCCTAAAACCGTGTTATAAACTGGCCATTGTGGGCGGTGAGCACGATGCGGTAAAACTATCCAAAATCGCCCTGGAAATGGGATGGGAGGTTTCTGTAAGTGTGGTACCTGCGGAGGGGAAGACACTAGCCGATTTCCCCGGTATCGATGAACTTTGGAACGTGGAACCCATGGATTTGCCCGTTGAAAAAATCGATGATCAAACGGCCTTGGTGTTAATGACGCACAGTTACGTGAAGGATTTAAAATACCTACATGCGGTAAAGGCTTGTAAACCCATGTATTTTGGCCTTTTGGGGCCTTCCAAAAGACGGGAAAGACTCTTCAATGAGTACATCGATTTGTATCCTGATGAGGACTATGCTTTTTTTGAGAGCATTCATGGACCTGCAGGAATCAATATAGGTGCCGAAGCCCCGGAGGAAATCGCCATTGCCATACTTTCGGAGATTTTGGCGGTGATACGAAACCAGGAACCCATCATGTTGAAGGACAAAAAAGAAGGCATCCATAATTGA
- a CDS encoding phosphatase PAP2 family protein has product MKKTVSRIITSVRQFLSEKFHSEDSRLPYFITVIIALVLVVGGINLFIELTETLKTDTLARYDATITDYIISFRNPSLTAFFKFVTDIGDVTGYLIVLVLFVILSWRIIKSWKYVLQSVVVLVLATLSNMALKRFVDRARPGIEHLVTVETLSYPSGHAMGAMAFFGFLIYLISKLRIHRGLRYAIMLLFALLILSIGISRIYLGVHFPSDVAGGFIAGFIWVVFCILIFDVIQIFRRDPEV; this is encoded by the coding sequence ATGAAGAAAACGGTCTCCAGAATTATAACATCGGTACGTCAGTTTTTATCTGAAAAATTTCATTCGGAAGATTCCCGTTTGCCCTACTTTATTACCGTAATCATTGCCTTGGTACTCGTGGTAGGGGGCATTAACCTTTTCATAGAACTTACGGAAACCCTAAAAACGGACACTCTTGCCCGATACGATGCCACCATCACGGATTATATCATTTCATTCAGAAATCCATCCTTAACAGCTTTTTTTAAGTTCGTAACCGATATAGGGGATGTAACGGGATACCTAATCGTTTTAGTACTTTTTGTAATACTATCCTGGCGCATTATTAAAAGTTGGAAATACGTGCTTCAGTCGGTGGTGGTACTCGTGCTTGCCACCCTTTCAAATATGGCCCTAAAACGATTTGTGGACCGTGCCAGGCCGGGCATAGAACATTTGGTCACCGTTGAGACCTTGAGCTATCCAAGCGGTCATGCCATGGGGGCCATGGCCTTTTTTGGGTTTTTAATTTACCTCATATCCAAATTAAGAATCCATAGAGGGCTACGGTATGCTATAATGCTCCTTTTTGCCTTGTTGATCTTGAGTATAGGGATCAGTAGGATTTATCTCGGAGTCCATTTTCCGTCGGATGTTGCGGGAGGTTTTATTGCGGGATTTATTTGGGTAGTCTTCTGTATTCTTATTTTTGATGTCATCCAGATTTTTAGAAGGGACCCAGAGGTTTAA
- a CDS encoding amidohydrolase encodes MLDKLISIRKELHKFPELSGNESQTAERIKAFISQNSRPTRILEGLGGNGLAVVYEFSSDGPVIAIRCELDALPIEEKNQFNHRSKNHGISHKCGHDGHMAIVAGLALWVAEPHFKEGTIVLLFQPAEETGKGASQILADTRFQTLNVEYVFALHNIPGYPLHSVLVPKKGFSAEVLSFALYLKGKESHASEPENGINPAYVLAEAIHSFDAINVKDPTDTNYKILTPIYMQMGEKSYGISPALGELHYTVRTWHPETMKTLKKEIENIASHMSQSHSIKSTLDWFEHFPASLNDSQGVDLVTKVARKNNFNVIEKSIPFSFGEDFGWFSKKYKATMFGIGAGENTPSLHHADYDFPDALISTGMAMFKSIILEVLKN; translated from the coding sequence ATGCTGGACAAACTTATATCGATTAGAAAGGAACTTCATAAATTCCCAGAATTATCCGGAAATGAGTCGCAAACTGCGGAAAGAATCAAGGCATTTATATCGCAAAACAGCCGACCCACTCGAATTTTAGAAGGTTTAGGAGGAAACGGTCTGGCAGTGGTATATGAGTTTTCTTCGGATGGTCCTGTTATTGCCATTCGATGCGAATTGGACGCTCTGCCCATTGAGGAAAAAAATCAATTTAATCATCGTTCTAAAAATCATGGGATATCCCACAAATGCGGACACGACGGCCACATGGCCATTGTAGCCGGATTGGCCCTATGGGTAGCGGAACCGCACTTTAAAGAGGGAACAATTGTGTTGCTCTTCCAACCTGCCGAGGAGACAGGAAAAGGTGCTTCCCAAATTTTAGCGGATACCAGGTTCCAAACTTTGAATGTTGAGTATGTTTTTGCCTTGCACAATATTCCCGGATATCCCTTACATTCCGTACTTGTTCCCAAAAAGGGATTTTCGGCTGAGGTTCTAAGTTTCGCCTTGTACCTAAAAGGGAAAGAATCCCATGCCTCAGAACCTGAGAATGGCATAAATCCCGCATATGTCTTGGCCGAAGCAATTCACAGTTTTGATGCCATAAACGTTAAAGACCCTACTGACACCAATTATAAAATACTGACCCCCATTTACATGCAAATGGGTGAAAAGTCCTATGGCATATCCCCTGCACTTGGGGAGCTTCATTACACGGTACGGACCTGGCATCCTGAAACGATGAAGACCTTGAAGAAAGAAATAGAAAACATTGCATCCCACATGAGTCAATCGCATTCCATCAAATCTACATTGGACTGGTTTGAACACTTTCCCGCAAGTTTAAATGATTCCCAAGGCGTTGATTTGGTGACCAAAGTCGCCCGTAAAAACAATTTTAATGTTATTGAAAAATCGATACCGTTTTCGTTTGGGGAGGATTTTGGCTGGTTTTCGAAAAAATATAAGGCTACGATGTTCGGTATTGGAGCTGGAGAAAATACCCCTTCACTACACCATGCCGACTATGATTTTCCCGATGCGCTGATTTCAACAGGAATGGCAATGTTCAAATCCATAATCCTTGAAGTACTAAAAAATTAA